AATCCGTGTTACTTGTGGATGATTCCGGTAATTTTAGATCAGATCTAGCGGAGGTTATGCGAAGAAATCAGTGGATCGTGATTGAAGCAGGAAATGGGGAAGAGGCTTTGTCTCATTTATCAAGGATCACTCCAAGCCTCATCATTACCGATCTACATATGCCGGGGATGAATGGAATTTCATTAATTCATGAGTGGGAAGGGCGTCGTCACCAAAACCAAAAAATCCCCATTATCTTAGTCAGTTCGGATGCTCCTCTTTCTGGAGGTGATAAGTTTTTGGAAGAAGAGGGACTAGAAACGATTGTTTCTGCTTATTATTCCAAAATGTATAAGGCAGAGGACCTCTGCCAACAGATTGAGTCGATTTTAGAGTAACACTCGTTCCATGTGATTTTTGATATGGAGGCAGTGTGCTACATCGTATTCTTCTTTTGTGAGTTCACCATAAGCAAAATGAGGTCTTAAAGAAGACTCTTTCGTTTTGAAAAAATCATCAATAGCTTTGATGAGCCTTGTAATCCCTGCTTTTAGTTCAGTGGCATTGGAAATTTCCTCCGCACCGGGAATGGGTTCTTCTAATCCATGGCTCATTTTATTTTTAAAAGCAAATACAGAAAATGCAATTTTTCCGATAGAACCGCGGAAGAGGGAAGATTTCATTTCAGGATAACCATTGAGCGAAAACT
This genomic stretch from Leptospira meyeri harbors:
- a CDS encoding DUF1569 domain-containing protein, whose product is MKRKEFIKRSALLYTALQFPIQSESKQDEDKSTPTKESPWLEADDLADLRVLLVGLQSDPKGIQIVGNWSPGKVFAHCAQSIEFSLNGYPEMKSSLFRGSIGKIAFSVFAFKNKMSHGLEEPIPGAEEISNATELKAGITRLIKAIDDFFKTKESSLRPHFAYGELTKEEYDVAHCLHIKNHMERVLL